One part of the Sneathia vaginalis genome encodes these proteins:
- a CDS encoding cysteine desulfurase family protein: MRSVYLDNAASTKIRKEVLDYLVECLEKYYANPSSVHSMGRESRVMLEKARATVASLLNVKTQDILFTSGATESNNLAIRGLLSKTDKKEIITSNIEHSSILKLMNRLSDEGYIVHYVKTLPNGQVDVEDLKKYLNTNTALVSVMAVNNETGVRQPIDKISKLLANTGIYFHVDGAQLLGKMEVDPYLLGIDSMTGSAHKFYGPKGVGVLYLRDDIPVEKLIYGGPQERNKRAGTENLDAILASAYALELAYKNMKDERAYIKELNRYLLSKLSDKCIVNGENRIDDILSIQVKGKNIQTLLPMLDMKGIMVSGGSACMSGSLSASPVLIAMGLSEEEANSSIRVSLGLHNTKEEIDYFIDCLEKM; encoded by the coding sequence ATGAGAAGTGTTTATTTAGATAATGCAGCATCTACAAAAATTAGAAAAGAAGTATTGGATTACCTAGTAGAATGCTTAGAAAAATATTATGCAAATCCTTCATCAGTTCATAGTATGGGACGTGAATCAAGGGTTATGTTAGAAAAGGCTAGAGCTACTGTTGCAAGTTTACTAAATGTAAAAACGCAAGATATACTTTTTACATCTGGAGCAACAGAATCAAATAATTTGGCTATAAGAGGGCTTTTATCTAAAACTGATAAAAAAGAGATAATAACATCAAACATAGAGCACTCAAGTATTTTGAAATTAATGAATAGATTATCAGACGAGGGGTACATTGTACACTATGTAAAAACTTTACCTAATGGACAAGTAGATGTAGAAGATTTAAAAAAATATTTAAATACAAATACAGCACTTGTTAGTGTTATGGCAGTTAATAATGAAACTGGAGTAAGACAACCTATAGATAAAATATCAAAGCTATTAGCTAATACTGGAATATATTTCCATGTCGATGGTGCACAACTATTAGGTAAGATGGAAGTAGACCCCTACCTATTAGGAATAGATAGTATGACAGGTTCAGCACACAAGTTTTATGGACCAAAAGGTGTAGGTGTCCTTTATTTACGTGATGATATACCAGTAGAAAAGCTAATATATGGTGGTCCTCAAGAAAGAAATAAGAGGGCAGGTACAGAAAATCTTGATGCTATACTTGCAAGTGCATATGCACTAGAGTTAGCGTATAAAAATATGAAAGATGAAAGAGCGTACATAAAAGAATTAAATAGATACCTATTATCTAAACTAAGTGACAAGTGCATTGTAAATGGTGAAAATAGGATAGATGATATATTGAGTATACAAGTTAAGGGTAAAAATATACAAACTCTTTTACCTATGCTTGATATGAAGGGTATCATGGTAAGTGGAGGATCTGCTTGTATGTCAGGTAGCCTTAGTGCTTCTCCTGTACTAATTGCAATGGGATTAAGTGAAGAAGAGGCTAATTCATCTATAAGGGTATCTTTAGGCTTACATAATACTAAAGAGGAGATAGACTATTTCATAGATTGTTTGGAGAAGATGTAG
- a CDS encoding LacI family DNA-binding transcriptional regulator, with protein MELTINDIAKLANVSKTTVSRFLNGKYEFMSSDTRKRIQEIIDSTGYTPSNLARSLKTRKGKIIGLTIADMQNQFSSFIFKGISEVCCKKGYHVLVTEVNGDEKDAINSLLSYNIDGLIINTIGGNDEYIIDLAKKKNIPIVLADRSIGSKNTIDTVTCDNYIASYNLMKHLKKQGFENVAFFTSNMKNNSVKNLRYSAFCDAMSDIFKRNPKDTTYIDNFNLKDFIQKYRNSNTAIFCVNGSILLKVLDEVNNLNLSLKEENIGICSFDDWGWQELLNITTIRQDSYECGKICANLLFKRLENMDKTVEFIELPTKLIVRNSTKNEV; from the coding sequence ATGGAATTAACAATAAATGATATTGCTAAATTAGCCAATGTTTCTAAGACTACAGTTTCAAGATTTTTAAATGGTAAGTATGAATTTATGTCTTCTGATACTAGAAAACGTATTCAAGAGATAATAGACAGTACTGGATATACTCCTAGTAATCTTGCAAGAAGTCTTAAAACAAGAAAAGGTAAGATTATAGGTCTGACTATTGCTGATATGCAAAATCAATTTTCTAGTTTCATCTTCAAAGGTATTAGTGAAGTTTGTTGTAAAAAAGGTTATCACGTTTTAGTGACTGAAGTTAATGGAGATGAGAAAGACGCAATAAATTCTCTATTATCATATAATATAGATGGGTTAATAATTAATACAATAGGTGGTAATGATGAATATATTATAGACCTTGCAAAGAAAAAAAATATACCTATAGTCCTAGCTGATAGAAGTATAGGCTCAAAAAACACTATAGATACCGTTACTTGCGATAATTATATAGCTAGCTATAATTTGATGAAACATTTAAAAAAACAAGGTTTTGAAAATGTAGCTTTTTTTACAAGCAATATGAAGAATAATAGTGTTAAGAATTTAAGGTATAGTGCATTTTGTGATGCTATGTCAGATATTTTTAAAAGAAACCCTAAAGACACTACCTATATTGATAACTTTAACTTAAAAGACTTTATACAAAAATACAGAAATTCTAATACAGCCATATTTTGTGTAAATGGATCTATATTACTTAAAGTTTTAGATGAGGTTAATAATCTTAATCTATCATTAAAAGAAGAAAATATAGGGATTTGTAGTTTTGATGATTGGGGATGGCAAGAATTATTAAATATCACAACTATACGCCAAGATTCATATGAGTGTGGTAAGATATGTGCTAATCTTTTATTCAAGAGACTAGAAAATATGGATAAAACTGTTGAATTTATAGAATTACCAACAAAATTAATTGTAAGAAATTCAACAAAAAATGAGGTGTAA
- a CDS encoding bifunctional 2-keto-4-hydroxyglutarate aldolase/2-keto-3-deoxy-6-phosphogluconate aldolase: MKQKILSKIKENGLVAVVRGTDDINAVEISEKIIEGGIKTIELTFSTRYADSAINKLSRKYHDDENILIGAGTVLDDITARIAILNGAQFVVSPHFDKKISKVCNRYSIPYLAGCGSVTEVISAIENGSDIVKIFPGGVLGTNFIKDVHGPIPYANMMPSGGVNIDNMDKWINAGAYAIGIGSALTKGGMDKIVDTTKAFVEKYNGIK, from the coding sequence ATGAAACAAAAAATTTTAAGTAAAATTAAAGAAAATGGCTTAGTTGCTGTTGTTCGTGGTACAGATGATATTAATGCTGTAGAAATTTCAGAAAAAATAATAGAAGGTGGAATAAAAACTATTGAACTTACATTTTCTACTAGATATGCAGACAGTGCAATAAATAAATTAAGTAGAAAATACCATGATGATGAAAATATTTTAATTGGTGCTGGTACTGTATTAGATGATATTACAGCAAGAATTGCCATATTAAATGGTGCTCAATTTGTTGTATCTCCTCATTTTGATAAGAAGATTTCTAAAGTATGTAATAGATACTCTATTCCATATTTAGCAGGTTGTGGTAGTGTTACAGAAGTTATATCAGCAATTGAAAATGGATCTGATATAGTAAAAATATTCCCTGGAGGAGTATTAGGAACTAACTTTATTAAAGATGTACATGGACCTATTCCTTATGCAAATATGATGCCATCAGGTGGTGTAAATATCGATAATATGGATAAATGGATAAACGCTGGTGCATACGCTATAGGTATAGGATCTGCACTAACAAAAGGTGGTATGGATAAAATCGTTGATACTACTAAAGCATTCGTTGAAAAATATAATGGGATAAAATAA
- a CDS encoding Na/Pi cotransporter family protein has product MDYKVTLFQFMGGLGLFLFSIKYMGDGLQMSAGDRLRNLLDKYTTNPFLGVLTGILVTILLQSSSGTTVIVVGLVGAGLLNLKQAIGIIMGANIGTTITTFIIGFNLSKYSLPIIFLGAALLFFTKRSTLNNIGRILYGFGGIFYALTLMSSAMQPLKYEPWFTQLMIDLGKNSILGVFVGTGLTMLIQASSATISILQNLYSEHIITLKATLPVLFGDNIGTTITAIIACIGATRSAKRVAASHVLFNVIGTVIFSILLTPFTEFVLFIEKLLKVPPKLTIALAHATFNGVNTLILFPFIGALAYIVTKLIPYNEDEETYKPKFLDTMLIHNAPSVALGQAKKELSVMLTKARENLERSVNYFQTRDPNVGNRVAIKEDELNNLDRAINNYLTVLFHEHLAQTDSEIGSNLMDMSRDIERIGDHAMALVRDVDYQIKKGMAFSDDAKYEVTILSNITNEMLKLAYEAFVNNDKEKAIEALDLHNSIYVYEKKSRKKHINRLRNGECDIKAGLYYVDIICHFTRICDHGRNVVEKVINNQI; this is encoded by the coding sequence ATGGACTATAAGGTTACATTATTTCAATTTATGGGTGGTTTAGGACTATTCCTATTTAGTATTAAATATATGGGTGATGGTCTACAAATGTCAGCTGGTGACAGATTAAGAAATTTATTAGATAAATATACCACCAATCCATTTTTAGGAGTTTTAACAGGGATACTTGTTACTATTCTTTTACAATCAAGTTCTGGAACTACTGTTATAGTAGTTGGATTAGTTGGAGCTGGACTGCTTAACTTAAAACAAGCAATAGGGATAATAATGGGGGCAAATATTGGTACTACCATTACAACCTTTATTATCGGGTTTAATCTTTCAAAATATTCACTTCCTATTATATTTTTAGGAGCTGCACTACTATTTTTCACAAAAAGATCTACTTTGAATAATATAGGTAGAATACTATATGGTTTTGGAGGAATATTTTATGCATTGACTTTAATGTCATCTGCCATGCAACCTCTTAAGTATGAACCTTGGTTTACACAACTTATGATAGACCTTGGTAAGAATTCAATATTAGGTGTTTTTGTAGGTACTGGTCTTACTATGCTAATACAAGCATCTTCTGCGACTATAAGCATACTACAAAATCTGTACTCCGAACATATTATAACCCTTAAAGCAACATTGCCAGTTTTATTCGGAGATAATATAGGGACTACAATAACTGCAATAATTGCATGTATAGGTGCTACACGTTCAGCAAAAAGAGTTGCAGCATCACACGTACTATTTAATGTAATAGGTACAGTAATATTCTCAATATTACTAACACCATTTACTGAATTTGTACTATTTATTGAAAAACTACTTAAAGTTCCACCTAAATTGACAATTGCTCTAGCACACGCAACATTTAATGGTGTTAACACTTTAATTTTATTCCCATTTATTGGGGCACTTGCGTATATAGTAACAAAACTAATACCATATAACGAAGATGAAGAAACATATAAGCCAAAATTCCTAGACACTATGCTTATACACAACGCTCCATCAGTAGCACTTGGACAAGCAAAAAAAGAATTGTCTGTTATGTTAACTAAGGCAAGAGAAAATTTAGAAAGATCTGTTAACTACTTCCAAACTAGAGATCCTAATGTTGGTAATAGGGTTGCAATTAAGGAAGATGAATTAAATAACTTAGATAGGGCTATAAACAACTATCTTACTGTACTATTCCATGAACATTTGGCACAAACAGACAGTGAAATAGGTTCAAACTTAATGGATATGTCACGTGATATAGAAAGAATTGGAGATCACGCTATGGCATTAGTTAGAGATGTAGACTATCAAATTAAAAAAGGCATGGCTTTTTCTGATGATGCTAAGTATGAAGTTACAATATTATCAAATATTACAAACGAAATGCTTAAACTTGCCTACGAGGCTTTTGTTAATAATGATAAAGAAAAAGCAATAGAAGCACTAGACTTACATAATTCTATTTATGTATACGAAAAAAAATCACGTAAAAAACATATAAATCGTTTGAGAAACGGTGAATGCGATATTAAAGCAGGACTATACTATGTTGATATTATCTGTCACTTTACAAGAATATGTGACCATGGTAGAAACGTAGTTGAAAAAGTAATAAATAACCAAATATAG
- a CDS encoding sugar kinase: MKNILLLGEPLALLVAEEIGDLEDINTFYKTTAGAELNVAVGLTRLGFNTQYVTNLGDDPFGKSIYNFIKKEHIGLKYINILENKKTGIILKAKTNVGDPKVYYYRTNSAATKLDISNIENIDFENICLLHITGIPLAISNSFRNAIFYAIEKAKKHNITITFDPNIRLSMWKDMDDLKDTILKVARLSDYFMPGLNECKTLISETNINNIKEKFLSTGIKRIIIKDGSLGSYYIDKNQTIFEPSFIVKKVVDTVGAGDGFAVGIISSILENIDLHSMLIRANAIGAIQVTSKSDNEDLPSRNELSNFISKNERKKL; encoded by the coding sequence ATGAAAAATATATTATTATTAGGTGAACCACTAGCGTTGTTGGTTGCTGAAGAAATAGGTGATTTAGAAGATATTAATACGTTCTATAAAACAACAGCAGGGGCTGAGTTAAATGTTGCTGTTGGTTTAACTAGGTTAGGTTTTAATACACAATATGTCACAAATTTAGGTGATGATCCTTTTGGAAAGTCAATATATAATTTTATAAAAAAAGAACATATAGGTCTAAAATATATTAATATTTTAGAAAATAAAAAAACTGGAATAATTTTAAAAGCTAAAACAAATGTAGGTGACCCCAAAGTATATTATTATAGAACCAATAGTGCTGCAACAAAATTAGATATTTCGAATATAGAAAATATTGATTTTGAAAATATCTGCTTATTACATATTACTGGAATACCTCTTGCAATTTCAAATTCATTCAGAAATGCTATATTTTACGCAATAGAAAAAGCTAAAAAACATAATATTACAATAACTTTTGATCCAAATATTAGGCTATCGATGTGGAAGGATATGGATGACTTAAAAGATACTATACTTAAAGTCGCAAGATTATCTGATTACTTTATGCCTGGTTTAAATGAATGTAAGACTTTGATATCTGAAACTAATATTAATAATATTAAGGAAAAGTTCTTATCCACAGGTATTAAAAGGATAATAATTAAAGATGGTTCTCTTGGATCATATTACATAGATAAAAATCAAACAATATTTGAACCAAGTTTTATTGTTAAAAAAGTTGTAGATACAGTTGGTGCAGGTGATGGATTTGCTGTTGGGATAATAAGCTCTATATTAGAAAATATAGACTTACATTCTATGCTAATACGTGCTAACGCTATTGGAGCAATACAAGTAACAAGTAAAAGTGATAATGAAGATTTACCATCAAGAAATGAATTATCTAATTTTATATCTAAAAATGAAAGGAAAAAATTATGA
- the pth gene encoding aminoacyl-tRNA hydrolase, producing the protein MRLIVGLGNPGDEYKNTRHNLGFIVLDNYLTEKNLINGLKKDFKSEYLKFNDCFFQKPLTYMNDSGVAIEQLMKYYKISVNDLYVIYDDMDMEVGKIRIKNSGKSGGHNGIKSIISHCGDGFTRIKVGIGHKKNDAVSHVLGTFPKEDKEILNAKLTILNELIDDILNGVSFNKLQNMYSGKGINGNKEK; encoded by the coding sequence ATGAGATTAATAGTTGGATTAGGTAATCCAGGTGATGAGTACAAAAACACAAGACACAATCTTGGATTTATTGTCCTTGACAATTACCTTACTGAAAAGAATTTGATAAATGGTCTTAAAAAAGATTTTAAATCTGAATATTTAAAGTTTAATGACTGTTTCTTTCAAAAACCTCTTACATACATGAATGATTCAGGTGTTGCAATAGAACAGTTGATGAAGTATTACAAGATAAGTGTCAATGACCTTTATGTAATATATGATGATATGGATATGGAAGTAGGTAAAATACGTATCAAAAATTCTGGTAAATCTGGTGGTCATAATGGTATAAAGTCTATTATATCCCACTGTGGTGACGGATTTACAAGAATAAAAGTAGGAATAGGACATAAAAAAAATGACGCAGTTTCTCATGTACTTGGTACATTTCCTAAAGAAGACAAAGAAATTTTAAACGCAAAACTTACTATACTAAATGAACTAATAGATGACATACTAAATGGTGTAAGTTTTAATAAGTTACAAAATATGTATAGCGGGAAAGGAATAAATGGAAATAAGGAAAAGTAA
- the dnaE gene encoding DNA polymerase III subunit alpha, with translation MYINLKVYTDYTLLEGVGKISDYVKKVSELGLKGLGLVDKSMCSAMKMYNLCKKNNINLLMGLTVFVYGVKREGKYILTLYAKGEKGYKELVNLSSLSYVKKGVLDISDISKCNNILVTTGSLNSEVYVLMKDLEYSNVREVLKEYSSKFKDIYLELPCFLNDEKRLVKYIEISKEMDVELIAVNDTFYLQKEDRKLQKIVARIGNKKGYEEKGLYFKTEEEIREDLSFLDKNILDKAIENTEKILEEYKMELDLSSKKVPKLQFDIPQEQYLKNLVYDNLAKKYTKRYDEAKKRADYELEIISKMGFNGYFLIVEDIVRYARQNDILVGPGRGSASGSIVSYLLGITKVDPLKYDLMFERFLNIARKNMPDIDLDFETAKKDKIIQYVMDKYGKDYVSNIITFSTMKEKALIKDLKRVFKNRENKYVIDEVVEKLKGNVRHSSIHPSGVIISSEKLTDIVPINFDSLLNVNITQYQMEELETMGLLKMDFLSLSNLDILSSCTKLTNVKLDDIPLDDKNTFEEYNKGKTLGIFQVEARGITELIKRYIINEFQDISTVLALYRPGPLKSGMIDKLISIKNGNGKVEYLFPQLEEVLSSTYGVIIYQEQVMKIARIIAGFDLNEADDLRKAISKKKMDILENYKKRFIEDSVNRGFDRYKVEVLYNQIEKFGEYGFNKSHTIPYAMLSYYTAYFKTNYTKEFFCSYLNSQLGIHDNLKDVAKEVNILKPDINLSDVKFTVEKDGIRYGLCNISGISVSFSNDILNERKKGKFLNILDFCYRLLEYGITKKQCQILADAGVFDSLGITRKEVVLNVDEIYSMALKKKEQKEDVCRTIFFDDKKDDVKYIQKDTKEYEILELLDMEEKMLGLKLSFPREEVLDVIKNKHIFLSEYNLVLKNGLLVKLSEIGKHKASITNILLDNVDEDNLGKLKKYILKNGGYSKVVFYKQKQKLPTKTNRYIYLSKKNIEELISIVGKNNLRIELK, from the coding sequence ATGTATATAAATCTTAAAGTATATACTGACTACACCCTTTTAGAAGGTGTAGGTAAGATAAGTGATTATGTTAAAAAAGTCAGTGAATTAGGGTTAAAAGGACTAGGTCTAGTAGATAAGTCTATGTGCTCAGCTATGAAAATGTACAATTTGTGCAAGAAAAACAACATTAATCTTTTAATGGGACTAACAGTTTTTGTGTATGGTGTAAAAAGAGAGGGTAAATATATTTTAACTCTTTATGCAAAAGGAGAAAAAGGGTATAAGGAATTAGTGAATTTATCAAGTCTATCATACGTGAAAAAAGGTGTATTAGATATATCTGATATATCAAAATGCAATAATATATTAGTAACTACAGGTTCACTTAATTCTGAGGTATATGTTTTAATGAAGGACTTAGAATATTCTAATGTAAGAGAGGTATTAAAAGAATATTCTAGTAAATTTAAGGATATTTACTTAGAATTACCATGTTTTTTAAATGACGAAAAAAGACTAGTAAAGTATATAGAGATATCAAAAGAAATGGATGTAGAATTAATAGCAGTTAATGATACATTCTATTTACAAAAAGAAGACAGAAAGTTACAGAAAATAGTTGCAAGAATAGGTAATAAGAAGGGGTATGAAGAAAAAGGCCTTTACTTTAAGACTGAAGAAGAAATAAGGGAAGACTTAAGTTTTTTAGATAAAAATATTTTAGATAAGGCTATAGAAAATACAGAAAAAATATTAGAAGAGTACAAGATGGAGTTAGACTTATCTAGTAAAAAAGTACCCAAATTACAGTTTGATATACCTCAAGAACAGTATTTAAAAAATTTAGTGTATGACAACTTAGCAAAAAAATATACTAAAAGATATGATGAAGCTAAAAAAAGAGCTGATTATGAACTAGAGATAATATCAAAGATGGGATTTAATGGATATTTTTTAATAGTTGAAGATATAGTAAGGTATGCAAGACAAAATGATATATTAGTAGGGCCTGGAAGAGGTAGTGCTAGTGGTAGTATAGTTTCGTATCTATTAGGTATTACAAAGGTAGACCCATTAAAATATGACCTTATGTTTGAAAGATTTTTAAATATTGCAAGAAAGAATATGCCTGATATAGACCTAGACTTTGAAACAGCAAAAAAAGACAAGATAATACAGTATGTAATGGATAAGTATGGTAAAGACTACGTTTCAAATATTATAACCTTTTCTACAATGAAAGAAAAAGCTCTAATAAAGGATTTAAAAAGAGTATTTAAAAATAGAGAAAATAAATATGTAATAGATGAAGTTGTAGAAAAACTTAAGGGTAATGTTAGACATAGTTCCATACACCCATCAGGTGTAATAATATCTAGTGAAAAGTTAACAGATATAGTTCCTATTAATTTTGATAGTTTACTTAATGTTAATATAACTCAGTATCAAATGGAAGAGTTAGAAACTATGGGACTTTTAAAGATGGATTTCTTATCGTTGTCAAACCTTGATATATTAAGTTCATGTACAAAGTTAACTAATGTGAAATTAGATGATATACCCCTAGATGACAAGAATACTTTTGAGGAATATAACAAGGGGAAGACTTTGGGTATATTTCAAGTAGAAGCAAGAGGAATAACAGAGTTAATTAAAAGATATATAATAAATGAGTTTCAAGATATATCTACAGTTTTAGCACTATACAGACCAGGACCATTAAAAAGCGGTATGATTGATAAGTTAATAAGTATAAAAAATGGTAATGGTAAGGTAGAGTATTTATTCCCACAATTAGAAGAAGTTTTAAGCTCAACTTATGGTGTAATAATTTATCAAGAACAGGTTATGAAAATAGCAAGAATAATTGCAGGCTTTGATTTAAATGAAGCAGATGACTTGAGAAAAGCAATAAGTAAGAAAAAGATGGACATACTTGAAAACTATAAAAAAAGATTTATAGAAGACTCAGTTAATAGAGGATTTGATAGATACAAGGTAGAAGTTTTGTATAATCAAATTGAAAAGTTTGGAGAATATGGATTTAATAAGTCACATACCATACCTTATGCAATGCTCTCATATTATACAGCGTATTTTAAGACTAATTATACAAAAGAATTCTTCTGCTCATACTTAAATTCTCAATTAGGTATACATGATAATCTAAAAGATGTAGCAAAAGAAGTTAATATATTAAAGCCAGATATTAATTTATCAGATGTGAAATTTACCGTAGAAAAAGATGGTATACGTTATGGACTATGCAATATATCTGGTATATCGGTATCGTTTAGTAATGATATATTAAATGAGAGAAAAAAAGGTAAGTTTTTGAATATTCTTGATTTTTGCTATAGACTACTTGAATATGGTATAACAAAAAAACAGTGTCAAATATTAGCTGATGCAGGAGTTTTTGATAGCTTGGGAATAACAAGAAAAGAAGTCGTTTTGAATGTTGATGAGATATATAGCATGGCATTAAAGAAAAAAGAACAAAAAGAAGATGTATGTAGGACAATATTTTTTGATGATAAAAAGGATGATGTTAAATACATACAAAAAGATACAAAAGAGTATGAAATATTAGAACTACTTGATATGGAAGAAAAAATGCTTGGTTTAAAATTAAGTTTTCCTAGAGAAGAAGTGTTAGATGTAATAAAGAACAAACATATCTTTTTAAGTGAATATAATCTGGTTTTAAAAAATGGATTATTAGTAAAATTAAGTGAGATAGGAAAGCATAAGGCAAGTATAACCAATATACTACTAGACAATGTAGATGAGGATAATTTGGGAAAATTAAAAAAATATATATTAAAAAATGGTGGATACTCAAAGGTAGTTTTCTATAAGCAAAAACAAAAATTACCTACAAAAACTAATAGATATATATATTTATCTAAGAAAAACATTGAAGAATTAATAAGTATAGTGGGTAAAAATAATTTACGTATTGAGTTGAAATAA
- a CDS encoding leucyl aminopeptidase: MKFNLEKNGGLLVEIYFEGLSCECKLYNHLKEKKIFEGKLGQVYVNTFENVAFVGLGKKDELDLNEVRTAFFNLAKELEKNNVNEISLTVEKIDGVCMAGFTSAVVEGLKQAEYKFDRFHTDRKEAFELTVNYTLNIEEEKLPVIQKAIDETQSLIDSVFITRDLVNLPSNYIYPETLANKAKELLEKVGVKVTIYGEEEARKMGLNAFLAVGSGSDREPKFIVMEYSNDPTSNEKLALVGKGITYDSGGYSLKPSDGMKTMFDDMGGAGTVIGTIHAIAKSKLKANVVGVVGACENALSGHSYKPGDIVTSFSGKTIEIDNTDAEGRVTLADSVYYASTVMKATKVIDLATLTGACLVAFGEVYTGAVTNNQEFFNQVVSAAKLSGEKIWQLPTDKEFAKLNKSRVADIKNTGGRMGGTITAGMFVGEFNNNLPWIHLDIAGTAFLSKAYSYLSVGATGIHVKTLYNLVKGL; encoded by the coding sequence ATGAAATTTAATTTAGAAAAAAATGGTGGTCTTTTAGTTGAAATATATTTTGAAGGCCTAAGCTGTGAATGTAAGCTATATAATCATTTAAAAGAAAAGAAAATATTTGAAGGTAAATTAGGACAAGTTTATGTTAATACCTTTGAAAATGTTGCCTTTGTTGGACTAGGTAAAAAGGATGAACTTGATTTAAATGAAGTACGTACAGCATTTTTCAATCTTGCTAAAGAATTAGAAAAAAATAACGTAAATGAAATTAGTTTAACTGTTGAAAAAATTGATGGTGTTTGTATGGCTGGATTTACATCAGCTGTTGTTGAAGGTTTAAAACAAGCTGAATACAAGTTTGATAGATTCCATACAGATAGAAAAGAAGCTTTCGAATTAACTGTTAACTACACATTAAATATTGAAGAAGAAAAATTACCTGTTATACAAAAAGCAATAGACGAAACTCAAAGCTTAATTGATTCTGTCTTTATTACTAGAGATCTTGTAAATCTTCCATCAAATTATATTTACCCAGAAACATTGGCTAATAAGGCAAAAGAATTATTAGAAAAAGTTGGTGTAAAAGTTACAATATATGGAGAAGAAGAAGCAAGAAAGATGGGATTAAATGCCTTCCTTGCAGTAGGTAGCGGTTCAGATAGAGAACCTAAGTTTATAGTAATGGAATATTCAAATGATCCAACATCTAATGAAAAATTAGCTCTTGTTGGTAAAGGAATTACATATGATTCAGGTGGATATTCACTAAAACCAAGTGATGGAATGAAGACTATGTTTGATGACATGGGTGGAGCTGGAACAGTTATAGGTACTATACATGCAATTGCAAAATCTAAATTAAAAGCTAATGTAGTTGGTGTAGTTGGAGCTTGTGAAAATGCTTTATCTGGTCATTCATACAAACCTGGTGATATTGTAACATCATTCTCAGGTAAGACTATAGAAATTGATAATACAGATGCTGAAGGTAGAGTTACATTAGCTGACTCTGTATACTATGCTTCAACTGTAATGAAAGCTACTAAGGTAATAGACCTTGCAACTCTAACAGGTGCTTGTCTTGTAGCATTTGGTGAAGTTTATACAGGTGCTGTAACAAATAACCAAGAATTCTTTAATCAAGTTGTAAGTGCTGCTAAATTATCTGGTGAAAAGATATGGCAATTACCTACAGATAAAGAATTTGCTAAATTAAATAAATCAAGAGTTGCAGACATTAAGAACACTGGTGGAAGAATGGGTGGAACTATTACAGCAGGTATGTTTGTTGGAGAATTCAATAACAACTTACCTTGGATACACTTAGATATAGCTGGTACTGCATTCTTATCAAAGGCATACAGCTACTTATCTGTTGGTGCAACTGGAATACACGTTAAAACATTATACAACCTTGTTAAGGGATTATAG